Proteins from a genomic interval of Chelonoidis abingdonii isolate Lonesome George chromosome 7, CheloAbing_2.0, whole genome shotgun sequence:
- the C7H5orf24 gene encoding UPF0461 protein C5orf24 homolog isoform X3 gives MRSLRQFYNVNYIEESKERKMMHPVASSNTAFCGTGKSSCLNEDNVRSTDQFDLYSTQQSKYSHTVSHKPIACQRQDTLNETHLQATSGRNIETKDELKKKKNLNRSGKRGRPSGTTKSAGYRTSTGRPLGTTKAAGFKTSPGRPLGTTKAAGYKVSPGRPPGKKQQAFRCSSDA, from the exons ATGAGAAGTCTCAGGCAATTCTATAATGTAAACTATATTGAAGAGTCGAAAGAGAG AAAAATGATGCATCCTGTTGCCAGCAGTAATACAGCTTTCTGTGGGACTGGCAAGAGTTCTTGCCTTAACGAAGACAACGTGAGATCCACTGATCAGTTTGACTTATATTCTACACAGCAAAGCAAATACAGCCACACAGTCAGCCACAAACCAATTGCATGCCAGAGACAAGACACGTTAAATGAAACACACCTGCAGGCCACAAGTGGCAGGAATATAGAGACAAAAGATgaactaaagaaaaagaaaaacctcaaCCGATCTGGTAAACGTGGAAGGCCATCGGGGACCACAAAATCAGCGGGGTACCGAACCAGCACAGGTCGACCTCTTGGGACCACCAAAGCAGCTGGATTTAAAACAAGTCCAGGCAGACCCTTGGGTACAACTAAAGCTGCAGGATACAAAGTCAGCCCAGGCAGACCTCCAG gaaaaaagcagcaagcCTTCAGGTGTTCCAGTGATGCCTAA
- the C7H5orf24 gene encoding UPF0461 protein C5orf24 homolog isoform X1, translating into MRSLRQFYNVNYIEESKERKMMHPVASSNTAFCGTGKSSCLNEDNVRSTDQFDLYSTQQSKYSHTVSHKPIACQRQDTLNETHLQATSGRNIETKDELKKKKNLNRSGKRGRPSGTTKSAGYRTSTGRPLGTTKAAGFKTSPGRPLGTTKAAGYKVSPGRPPGSIKALSRLANLSYTCGSAAFPYPMVHNRGVHAAGETSSKVKQPNE; encoded by the exons ATGAGAAGTCTCAGGCAATTCTATAATGTAAACTATATTGAAGAGTCGAAAGAGAG AAAAATGATGCATCCTGTTGCCAGCAGTAATACAGCTTTCTGTGGGACTGGCAAGAGTTCTTGCCTTAACGAAGACAACGTGAGATCCACTGATCAGTTTGACTTATATTCTACACAGCAAAGCAAATACAGCCACACAGTCAGCCACAAACCAATTGCATGCCAGAGACAAGACACGTTAAATGAAACACACCTGCAGGCCACAAGTGGCAGGAATATAGAGACAAAAGATgaactaaagaaaaagaaaaacctcaaCCGATCTGGTAAACGTGGAAGGCCATCGGGGACCACAAAATCAGCGGGGTACCGAACCAGCACAGGTCGACCTCTTGGGACCACCAAAGCAGCTGGATTTAAAACAAGTCCAGGCAGACCCTTGGGTACAACTAAAGCTGCAGGATACAAAGTCAGCCCAGGCAGACCTCCAGGTAGCATTAAAGCTCTATCACGGCTTGCAAATCTAAGTTATACTTGTGGCAGTGCAGCTTTTCCCTATCCTATGGTGCATAACAGAGGAGTGCATGCTGCTGGTGAAACTAGTAGCAAAGTCAAACAACCCAATGAGTGA
- the C7H5orf24 gene encoding UPF0461 protein C5orf24 homolog isoform X4 — MMHPVASSNTAFCGTGKSSCLNEDNVRSTDQFDLYSTQQSKYSHTVSHKPIACQRQDTLNETHLQATSGRNIETKDELKKKKNLNRSGKRGRPSGTTKSAGYRTSTGRPLGTTKAAGFKTSPGRPLGTTKAAGYKVSPGRPPGKKQQAFRCSSDA, encoded by the exons ATGATGCATCCTGTTGCCAGCAGTAATACAGCTTTCTGTGGGACTGGCAAGAGTTCTTGCCTTAACGAAGACAACGTGAGATCCACTGATCAGTTTGACTTATATTCTACACAGCAAAGCAAATACAGCCACACAGTCAGCCACAAACCAATTGCATGCCAGAGACAAGACACGTTAAATGAAACACACCTGCAGGCCACAAGTGGCAGGAATATAGAGACAAAAGATgaactaaagaaaaagaaaaacctcaaCCGATCTGGTAAACGTGGAAGGCCATCGGGGACCACAAAATCAGCGGGGTACCGAACCAGCACAGGTCGACCTCTTGGGACCACCAAAGCAGCTGGATTTAAAACAAGTCCAGGCAGACCCTTGGGTACAACTAAAGCTGCAGGATACAAAGTCAGCCCAGGCAGACCTCCAG gaaaaaagcagcaagcCTTCAGGTGTTCCAGTGATGCCTAA
- the C7H5orf24 gene encoding UPF0461 protein C5orf24 homolog isoform X2 has protein sequence MMHPVASSNTAFCGTGKSSCLNEDNVRSTDQFDLYSTQQSKYSHTVSHKPIACQRQDTLNETHLQATSGRNIETKDELKKKKNLNRSGKRGRPSGTTKSAGYRTSTGRPLGTTKAAGFKTSPGRPLGTTKAAGYKVSPGRPPGSIKALSRLANLSYTCGSAAFPYPMVHNRGVHAAGETSSKVKQPNE, from the coding sequence ATGATGCATCCTGTTGCCAGCAGTAATACAGCTTTCTGTGGGACTGGCAAGAGTTCTTGCCTTAACGAAGACAACGTGAGATCCACTGATCAGTTTGACTTATATTCTACACAGCAAAGCAAATACAGCCACACAGTCAGCCACAAACCAATTGCATGCCAGAGACAAGACACGTTAAATGAAACACACCTGCAGGCCACAAGTGGCAGGAATATAGAGACAAAAGATgaactaaagaaaaagaaaaacctcaaCCGATCTGGTAAACGTGGAAGGCCATCGGGGACCACAAAATCAGCGGGGTACCGAACCAGCACAGGTCGACCTCTTGGGACCACCAAAGCAGCTGGATTTAAAACAAGTCCAGGCAGACCCTTGGGTACAACTAAAGCTGCAGGATACAAAGTCAGCCCAGGCAGACCTCCAGGTAGCATTAAAGCTCTATCACGGCTTGCAAATCTAAGTTATACTTGTGGCAGTGCAGCTTTTCCCTATCCTATGGTGCATAACAGAGGAGTGCATGCTGCTGGTGAAACTAGTAGCAAAGTCAAACAACCCAATGAGTGA